A region from the Pseudomonas sp. KU26590 genome encodes:
- the pilG gene encoding twitching motility response regulator PilG encodes MEQHSAPLKVMVIDDSRTIRRTAETLLKNVGCEVITAIDGFDALAKIADNHPRIIFVDIMMPRLDGYQTCALIKNNRAFKSTPVIMLSSRDGLFDKAKGRIVGSDQFLTKPFSKEELLSAIKAHVPGFVAVEQQLS; translated from the coding sequence ATGGAACAGCATTCAGCCCCATTGAAAGTGATGGTCATCGACGACTCCCGAACGATTCGTCGCACCGCCGAGACGTTGCTGAAAAACGTCGGCTGTGAAGTGATCACCGCCATCGACGGCTTCGACGCCCTGGCCAAGATTGCCGACAATCATCCCAGAATCATTTTCGTCGACATCATGATGCCCAGGCTCGACGGGTATCAGACGTGCGCGTTGATCAAGAACAACCGGGCGTTCAAATCCACGCCGGTGATCATGTTGTCCTCAAGGGACGGGCTGTTCGACAAGGCCAAAGGGCGCATCGTCGGTTCCGATCAGTTTTTGACCAAACCGTTCAGCAAGGAAGAACTGCTCAGTGCGATCAAGGCCCATGTGCCGGGGTTCGTTGCAGTAGAACAACAACTATCTTGA
- a CDS encoding energy transducer TonB → MNAAVDDDLPLSLTRTGVRPADRLGFTLMIAALVHLAVILGVGFTYVKPEKISQTLEITLAPFRSDTKPKDADFLAQENQQGSGTLDKKAVPKTTEIAPYQDNQINKVTPPPAAKPVVKQDAPKTAVATKAQSPQKTVAKRDEVKPEEQKKVAPTIDSTQLNSEIASLEAELADEQQAYAKRPKIHRLSAASTMRDKGAWYKEDWRKKIERVGNLNYPDEARRKQIYGSLRMMVSINRDGSLYEVLILESSGQPLLDQAAQKIVRLAAPFAPFSGDLADIDRLEIIRTWKFARGDKLSSN, encoded by the coding sequence ATGAACGCTGCGGTCGACGATGATCTCCCTCTGTCCCTGACCCGCACCGGCGTGCGCCCTGCCGATCGCCTCGGGTTTACCCTGATGATCGCCGCACTGGTGCATCTGGCGGTGATCCTTGGCGTCGGTTTTACCTACGTCAAACCGGAAAAGATCAGCCAGACCCTGGAGATCACCCTCGCCCCCTTCAGGAGCGACACCAAGCCCAAGGACGCTGACTTCCTCGCCCAGGAAAACCAGCAGGGCAGCGGCACCCTCGACAAGAAAGCGGTGCCAAAGACCACCGAAATCGCCCCCTATCAAGACAACCAGATCAACAAGGTCACGCCGCCGCCTGCCGCCAAACCGGTGGTCAAGCAGGACGCGCCGAAGACCGCTGTCGCCACGAAAGCCCAATCCCCGCAAAAAACCGTCGCCAAGCGCGATGAGGTCAAGCCGGAAGAACAGAAGAAAGTCGCGCCAACCATCGACAGCACCCAGCTGAACAGCGAAATCGCCAGCCTTGAAGCGGAGCTGGCGGATGAGCAGCAGGCCTACGCCAAGCGTCCGAAGATCCACCGCCTGAGTGCGGCCTCGACCATGCGCGACAAGGGCGCCTGGTACAAGGAAGACTGGCGCAAGAAAATCGAGCGTGTCGGTAACCTGAATTACCCGGACGAAGCGCGCCGCAAGCAGATCTACGGCAGCCTGCGGATGATGGTGTCGATCAATCGCGACGGCTCACTGTATGAAGTGCTGATTCTCGAGTCATCGGGCCAGCCGCTGCTGGATCAGGCGGCGCAGAAAATCGTCCGGCTGGCCGCACCGTTTGCGCCGTTCAGCGGCGATCTGGCCGATATCGACCGGCTTGAGATCATCCGCACCTGGAAATTCGCGCGCGGTGACAAGCTGTCGAGTAATTGA
- a CDS encoding methyl-accepting chemotaxis protein, with translation MSNTGKSLEGARSRSQIVVLFICLIVFIMLLFVNFAYLSTQSNYDKQYIGHAGELRVLSQRIAKNATEAAAGKAAAFKLLADARNDFDTRWQYLKKGDKNTGLPAAPAAVADELKAVQDDWENLRKSTDVILAREQTVLSLHQVAATLAETIPQLQIESEKVVDILLQTRAPASQVALAQRQSLLAERILGAVNTVLAGDETAVQAADAFGRDASQFGRVLNGMLEGNATLKIVQVEDRDARARLAEIAELFQFVSGSVDEILETSPELLEVREASGSIFNLSQTLLDEASVLANSFEHMAGGRAVYSYGGYILGLLALASIILIGLVMVRETNRQLRETAEKNERNQNAIMRLLDEIEDLADGNLTVAASVTEDFTGAIADSINYSIDQLRELVSTINLTAEQVFGAVKDTQTTATQLAAASEHQALQIAAASNAINDMATSIDQVSANASESVAVAERSVTIANKGNEVVHNTITGMDNIREQIQDTSKRIKRLGESSQEIGDIVSLIDDIADQTNILALNAAIQASMAGDAGRGFAVVADEVQRLAERSSSATKQIETLVRAIQNDTNEAVISMEQTTAEVVRGARLAQDAGVALEEIEGVSKILAALVESITNAAQQQAALGQQISSTMLVIQQTTTQTTSGTAATARSMGNLAKMASEMRRSVSGFKLPTSRH, from the coding sequence ATGAGTAATACCGGCAAGTCACTGGAAGGCGCGCGCAGTCGATCGCAGATCGTCGTGCTGTTCATCTGCCTCATCGTTTTCATCATGCTGCTGTTCGTCAACTTCGCGTACCTCAGCACGCAGTCCAACTACGATAAGCAATACATTGGCCACGCTGGCGAGCTGCGCGTGCTGTCCCAGCGCATCGCCAAAAACGCCACGGAAGCGGCGGCGGGCAAGGCGGCAGCGTTCAAGCTGCTGGCCGACGCGCGCAACGATTTCGACACCCGCTGGCAGTATTTGAAAAAAGGCGACAAGAACACTGGCCTGCCTGCTGCGCCCGCTGCGGTGGCCGATGAGCTTAAAGCCGTGCAGGACGACTGGGAAAACCTGCGCAAAAGCACCGACGTCATTCTCGCCCGAGAGCAGACCGTGCTCTCGCTGCATCAGGTGGCGGCGACCCTTGCCGAGACCATCCCGCAATTGCAGATCGAATCGGAAAAGGTCGTCGACATTCTCCTGCAAACCCGTGCGCCCGCCAGCCAGGTGGCCCTTGCCCAGCGCCAGTCGCTACTGGCCGAGCGGATACTGGGGGCGGTCAACACCGTGTTGGCCGGCGACGAAACGGCGGTTCAGGCAGCGGACGCGTTCGGCCGCGATGCCAGCCAGTTCGGGCGCGTGCTCAATGGCATGCTCGAAGGCAACGCAACGCTGAAAATCGTCCAGGTTGAAGACCGCGACGCACGGGCGCGGCTGGCCGAGATCGCCGAGCTGTTCCAGTTTGTCTCCGGGTCGGTTGATGAAATCCTCGAAACCTCGCCGGAGCTGCTGGAAGTCCGCGAAGCGTCGGGCAGCATCTTTAACCTTTCGCAGACACTCCTCGACGAAGCCTCAGTGCTGGCCAACAGTTTCGAGCACATGGCCGGTGGCCGCGCGGTGTACAGCTATGGCGGCTACATCCTGGGCCTGCTGGCCTTGGCGTCGATCATCCTGATTGGCCTGGTAATGGTGCGCGAAACCAACCGGCAACTGCGCGAAACCGCCGAGAAGAACGAGCGCAACCAGAACGCAATCATGCGCCTGCTCGACGAGATCGAAGACCTGGCGGACGGTAATCTGACCGTGGCCGCTTCGGTCACAGAGGATTTCACCGGCGCGATTGCCGATTCGATCAACTACTCCATCGACCAGCTGCGCGAATTGGTGTCGACCATCAACCTCACCGCTGAGCAGGTGTTCGGCGCCGTGAAAGACACCCAGACCACTGCCACACAACTGGCCGCCGCGTCCGAACATCAGGCGCTGCAAATCGCGGCGGCGTCCAACGCCATCAATGACATGGCCACTTCCATCGATCAGGTCTCGGCCAATGCGTCCGAATCTGTCGCGGTGGCCGAGCGGTCCGTGACGATTGCCAACAAGGGCAACGAGGTGGTGCACAACACCATCACCGGCATGGACAACATCCGCGAGCAGATTCAGGACACATCTAAGCGCATCAAGCGCCTGGGCGAGTCGTCCCAGGAGATTGGCGACATCGTCAGCCTCATCGACGACATCGCCGACCAGACCAACATTCTTGCGCTCAATGCCGCGATTCAAGCGTCGATGGCCGGCGATGCCGGGCGCGGATTTGCGGTGGTGGCCGATGAAGTCCAGCGGCTGGCCGAGCGCTCGTCGTCGGCGACCAAGCAGATCGAGACGCTGGTGCGCGCCATTCAGAACGACACCAACGAAGCGGTGATCTCGATGGAGCAGACCACCGCGGAAGTGGTGCGGGGTGCGCGGCTGGCGCAGGATGCCGGTGTCGCGCTTGAAGAAATCGAAGGCGTCTCGAAAATCCTCGCCGCGCTGGTTGAAAGCATCACTAACGCAGCGCAGCAGCAGGCGGCATTGGGTCAGCAGATTTCCTCGACCATGCTGGTTATTCAGCAGACCACCACGCAGACCACCTCAGGCACTGCGGCCACCGCCCGGAGCATGGGCAACCTGGCGAAGATGGCCAGCGAGATGCGCCGCTCTGTGTCCGGCTTCAAACTGCCGACATCGCGGCATTGA
- a CDS encoding YqgE/AlgH family protein — protein MKNVSPSYLKHQFLIAMPHMHDENFAQTLTYIVEHNANGAMGLIINRPQSLSLADILEQLRPELPPPARCKDIPIHLGGPVQTDRGFVLHPSGQVFQATVDLGGISLSTSQDVLFSIADGYGPDQNLITLGYAGWDAGQLDAEFAANAWLNCAFDPAILFEVESEERLDAAAAKLGVNLSLLTSQAGHA, from the coding sequence ATGAAAAACGTCTCTCCGTCGTACCTCAAACATCAGTTTCTGATCGCCATGCCCCACATGCACGATGAGAACTTCGCTCAGACCTTGACTTACATCGTCGAGCACAATGCCAATGGCGCCATGGGCCTGATCATCAATCGACCGCAAAGCCTGTCGCTGGCAGACATTCTTGAACAGCTGCGCCCCGAATTGCCGCCTCCTGCGCGCTGCAAGGACATCCCTATTCACCTTGGCGGGCCGGTGCAAACCGATCGCGGCTTTGTCCTGCACCCTTCCGGCCAGGTGTTCCAGGCGACCGTGGACCTGGGCGGCATTTCGCTCTCGACCTCTCAGGACGTCCTCTTCTCAATCGCAGATGGCTATGGCCCTGATCAAAATCTGATCACCCTCGGCTATGCCGGTTGGGACGCCGGCCAGCTTGACGCTGAGTTTGCCGCCAATGCGTGGCTAAACTGCGCGTTCGACCCGGCGATACTGTTCGAGGTCGAAAGCGAAGAGCGCCTCGACGCCGCTGCCGCCAAACTGGGCGTCAACCTTAGCCTGCTGACCAGCCAGGCGGGCCACGCCTGA
- the ruvX gene encoding Holliday junction resolvase RuvX has protein sequence MAGLRLLLGFDYGTKQIGVAVGQVITGQARELCTLKAQNGVPDWDKVQALITEWKPDAIVVGLPLNMDGTSSEMSARAEKFSRKLNGRFNLPVYTHDERLTTFEAKGERASRGQHGSYRDNPVDAIAAALLLQSWLEANTALFET, from the coding sequence ATGGCCGGTCTGCGCCTGCTGCTGGGGTTCGACTACGGCACCAAACAGATCGGCGTCGCGGTCGGCCAGGTGATCACCGGGCAGGCTCGCGAGCTTTGCACATTGAAAGCGCAGAACGGCGTGCCGGACTGGGACAAGGTTCAGGCGCTGATCACGGAGTGGAAGCCGGATGCAATCGTGGTGGGTCTGCCCCTGAACATGGACGGCACGTCGAGCGAGATGAGCGCCCGTGCCGAGAAGTTTTCGCGCAAGCTCAATGGCCGCTTCAACCTGCCGGTCTACACCCACGACGAACGCCTGACCACCTTTGAGGCCAAGGGCGAACGCGCCTCTCGCGGCCAGCACGGCAGCTACCGTGACAATCCCGTGGACGCCATCGCTGCAGCGCTTCTTCTGCAAAGCTGGCTGGAAGCCAACACCGCCCTGTTTGAAACCTGA
- the gshB gene encoding glutathione synthase: MSIRLGIVMDPIERISYKKDSSLAMLLAAQARGWSLFYMEQHDLYQDAGQARARMKPLKVFADPAHWFELEAEVDSGLDDLDVILMRKDPPFDMEFVYSTYLLEQAERAGVLVVNKPQSLRDCNEKLFATLFPQCTPPTLVSRRADIIREFAAKHGDVILKPLDGMGGASIFRHRVGDPNLSVILETLTKHGHEQIMAQAYLPAIKDGDKRILMVDGEPVPYCLARIPAAGETRGNLAAGGRGEARPLTDRDRWIAAEIGPTLREKGLLFVGLDVIGEHLTEINVTSPTCIREIDNAFGTDIGGMLMDVIEKKLQKV, from the coding sequence ATGAGCATTCGCCTGGGAATCGTCATGGACCCCATCGAGCGCATCTCCTATAAAAAGGACAGCTCGCTGGCCATGCTCCTGGCAGCGCAAGCCCGCGGCTGGTCGTTGTTCTATATGGAGCAGCACGACCTGTACCAAGACGCCGGCCAGGCCCGCGCCCGTATGAAACCGCTGAAAGTCTTCGCCGACCCGGCCCACTGGTTCGAGCTGGAAGCCGAAGTCGACAGCGGTCTGGACGATCTGGACGTGATCCTGATGCGCAAGGATCCGCCGTTCGACATGGAGTTTGTCTACTCCACCTATCTGCTCGAACAGGCCGAGCGCGCCGGCGTGCTGGTGGTCAACAAGCCGCAAAGCCTGCGTGACTGCAACGAGAAGCTGTTCGCCACCCTGTTCCCGCAATGCACGCCACCTACGCTGGTCAGCCGTCGCGCGGACATCATTCGCGAATTCGCCGCGAAGCACGGCGACGTGATTCTCAAACCGCTGGACGGCATGGGCGGCGCGTCGATCTTCCGCCACCGCGTCGGTGATCCGAACCTGTCGGTGATTCTGGAAACCCTGACCAAGCACGGGCACGAGCAGATCATGGCGCAGGCGTATCTGCCGGCGATCAAGGACGGCGACAAGCGCATCCTGATGGTCGACGGTGAACCTGTGCCGTATTGCCTGGCGCGCATCCCGGCCGCTGGTGAAACCCGAGGCAATCTGGCTGCGGGCGGTCGCGGCGAAGCCCGTCCTCTGACGGACCGTGATCGCTGGATCGCTGCCGAAATCGGCCCGACGCTGCGGGAAAAAGGCCTGCTGTTCGTAGGCCTGGACGTGATTGGCGAGCACCTGACCGAAATCAACGTCACCAGCCCGACCTGCATCCGCGAGATCGACAACGCGTTCGGGACGGATATCGGCGGCATGTTGATGGATGTGATCGAGAAGAAGCTGCAGAAGGTCTAG
- the pyrR gene encoding bifunctional pyr operon transcriptional regulator/uracil phosphoribosyltransferase PyrR: protein MSLPNPAELISQMAIDLNAHLNQRGIQEPRFIGIRTGGVWVAQALLDALNIESPLGTLDVSFYRDDFSQNGLHPQVRPSELPFEIEGQHLVLIDDVLMSGRTIRAALNELFDYGRPASVTLVSLLDLDAADLPIRPNVTGATLSLGPNERVKLSGPTPLTLELQDLSTDSAAL, encoded by the coding sequence ATGAGCCTGCCAAATCCCGCCGAACTGATCAGCCAGATGGCGATTGATCTCAACGCGCACCTGAACCAACGCGGCATCCAGGAGCCTCGCTTCATCGGCATTCGTACCGGTGGCGTGTGGGTCGCGCAGGCGCTCCTTGATGCCCTCAACATTGAGTCGCCGCTGGGCACGCTGGACGTCTCCTTTTATCGCGACGACTTCAGCCAGAACGGCCTGCACCCGCAAGTGCGACCGTCAGAGCTGCCGTTCGAGATCGAGGGCCAACATCTGGTGCTGATCGATGACGTGCTGATGAGCGGGCGCACCATTCGTGCGGCGCTCAACGAGCTGTTCGATTACGGCCGTCCGGCCAGTGTGACCCTGGTGTCGCTGCTGGATCTGGACGCCGCTGACCTGCCGATCCGGCCGAACGTGACGGGCGCGACCTTGTCACTGGGGCCGAACGAGCGGGTCAAGCTGTCCGGGCCAACGCCGCTGACGCTTGAACTGCAAGACCTTTCCACCGATTCCGCCGCCCTCTAA
- the pilH gene encoding twitching motility response regulator PilH: MARILIVDDSPTEMYKLTGMLEKHGHQVLKAENGADGVALARQEKPDAVLMDIVMPGLNGFQATRQLTKDADTSMIPVIMITTKDQETDKVWGKRQGARDYLTKPVDEETLMKTLNAVLAG; this comes from the coding sequence ATGGCTCGAATTCTGATCGTCGATGACTCGCCGACCGAAATGTACAAGCTGACCGGCATGCTGGAGAAGCATGGCCATCAGGTCCTCAAGGCCGAGAACGGTGCCGACGGCGTGGCGCTGGCCCGTCAGGAAAAGCCCGATGCCGTGCTGATGGACATCGTTATGCCGGGCCTTAACGGTTTTCAGGCGACCCGTCAGCTGACCAAAGACGCTGACACCAGCATGATCCCCGTGATCATGATCACCACCAAGGATCAGGAAACCGACAAGGTCTGGGGCAAACGCCAGGGCGCGCGGGATTACCTGACCAAGCCGGTGGACGAAGAAACCCTCATGAAAACCCTGAACGCGGTGCTCGCGGGCTGA
- a CDS encoding chemotaxis protein CheW, whose amino-acid sequence MAQSQTAFQLLLDIDQRCRSLAAGLPLQETRQQGWGGIGFRMGERHYVAPMGEVDEILHEPRCAVLPGAKAWVCGIANLRGRLLPIMDLCAFFGHELSPLRKQRRVLVIDFQGVFVGLLIDEVLGMQHFNERSLMPEAGHYSEPRVAPYIRGCFVREQAWQVFSPRALIQSPQFMDVAL is encoded by the coding sequence ATGGCTCAGTCACAAACCGCCTTCCAGCTGCTGCTCGATATCGACCAGCGCTGCCGCTCCCTCGCTGCCGGCCTGCCGCTGCAGGAAACCCGACAGCAGGGTTGGGGCGGCATTGGCTTTCGCATGGGCGAGCGTCATTACGTGGCGCCCATGGGCGAGGTCGACGAAATCCTCCACGAGCCTCGCTGCGCGGTGTTGCCGGGCGCCAAGGCGTGGGTCTGCGGCATCGCCAATCTGCGCGGCCGCCTGTTGCCGATCATGGATCTGTGCGCATTCTTCGGCCACGAGCTGTCGCCCCTGCGCAAACAGCGTCGCGTACTGGTGATCGATTTTCAGGGTGTGTTTGTCGGCTTGCTCATCGATGAAGTGTTGGGCATGCAGCATTTCAACGAGCGCAGCCTTATGCCGGAAGCGGGACACTACAGCGAACCCCGCGTCGCGCCTTACATACGAGGGTGTTTCGTGCGCGAGCAGGCCTGGCAGGTGTTCAGCCCGAGAGCACTGATCCAGTCGCCTCAGTTTATGGACGTGGCGCTTTGA
- a CDS encoding aspartate carbamoyltransferase catalytic subunit, with the protein MTPLDAKRPLQLNHQGQLQHFLSLDGLPRELLTEILDTADSFLEVGARAVKKVPLLRGKTVCNVFFENSTRTRTTFELAAQRLSADVITLNVSTSSTSKGETLFDTLRNLEAMAADMFVVRHGDSGAAHFIAEHVSPQVAIINGGDGRHAHPTQGMLDMLTIRRHKGNFENLSVAIVGDILHSRVARSNMIALKALGCPDIRVVAPKTLLPVGVEQYGVKVYTDLTEGLKDVDVVIMLRLQRERMSGGLLPSEGEFYRLFGLTTARLAGAKPDAIVMHPGPINRGVEIESAVADGAHSVILNQVTYGIAVRMAVLSMAMSGQTAQRQFEQEIAQ; encoded by the coding sequence ATGACGCCTCTCGACGCCAAGCGCCCGCTGCAACTGAACCATCAGGGCCAGCTGCAGCACTTTCTCTCCCTCGACGGTTTGCCCCGCGAACTGCTCACCGAAATCCTCGACACCGCCGACTCCTTCCTCGAAGTCGGCGCCCGGGCGGTGAAGAAGGTCCCGTTGCTGCGCGGCAAGACCGTGTGCAACGTGTTCTTCGAAAACTCGACCCGCACCCGCACCACGTTCGAGCTGGCGGCGCAAAGGTTGTCGGCGGATGTCATCACGCTGAACGTATCGACCTCCTCGACCAGCAAGGGCGAGACGCTGTTCGATACGCTGCGCAACCTTGAGGCCATGGCCGCCGACATGTTCGTCGTGCGCCACGGTGACTCCGGTGCAGCGCACTTCATCGCCGAACATGTCAGCCCGCAGGTCGCGATCATCAACGGCGGCGACGGCCGTCATGCGCACCCGACCCAGGGCATGCTGGACATGCTGACCATCCGCCGCCACAAGGGCAATTTCGAAAACCTCTCGGTGGCGATCGTCGGCGATATCCTGCATTCCCGCGTCGCGCGCTCGAACATGATCGCGCTCAAGGCGCTGGGCTGCCCGGACATCCGCGTGGTCGCGCCAAAAACCCTGCTACCGGTGGGCGTCGAGCAATACGGCGTGAAGGTGTACACCGATCTGACCGAAGGCCTGAAGGACGTCGACGTGGTGATCATGCTGCGTCTGCAACGCGAGCGCATGTCGGGCGGCCTGCTGCCGAGCGAGGGTGAGTTCTACCGACTGTTCGGTCTGACCACTGCGCGTCTGGCCGGCGCCAAGCCCGATGCCATCGTGATGCATCCGGGCCCGATCAACCGCGGCGTGGAGATCGAGTCGGCAGTGGCCGACGGCGCGCACTCGGTCATTCTCAATCAGGTTACCTACGGCATTGCCGTGCGCATGGCCGTTCTGTCCATGGCCATGAGTGGCCAAACCGCACAACGTCAGTTCGAGCAGGAGATCGCCCAGTGA